The following coding sequences lie in one Nycticebus coucang isolate mNycCou1 chromosome 18, mNycCou1.pri, whole genome shotgun sequence genomic window:
- the TAC4 gene encoding tachykinin-4 isoform X2 — MLPCLTLLLLTGLGLSVCTAAGDSEEQTLNPEAESWVTVTLEEGPVLRVDLQLQNVKRGKASQFFGLMGKRMGGIPPIQPGRRTASLCCLSLALFSL, encoded by the exons ATGCTGCCCTGCCTCACCCTGCTTCTCCTGACTGGGCTGGGGCTGTCCGTGTGCACTGCGGCAGGTGACAGTGAAGAACAGACACTCAACCCTGAAGCAGAGTCCTGGGTAACCGTGACCTTGGAG GAAGGCCCTGTGCTCCGTGTTGACCTCCAGCTGCAGAATGTGAAGAGGGGCAAGGCAAGCCAGTTCTTTGGGCTGATGGGGAAGCGGATGGGAG GAATACCTCCGATCCAGCCAGGGAGAAGAACAG CCTCCCTCTGTTGCCTCTCTCTGGCCCTCTTCTCTCTCTAG
- the TAC4 gene encoding tachykinin-4 isoform X1 has translation MLPCLTLLLLTGLGLSVCTAAGDSEEQTLNPEAESWVTVTLEEGPVLRVDLQLQNVKRGKASQFFGLMGKRMGGIPPIQPGRRTAPVYQLEQADQGLLGRRRPSTEGREDEDHGSE, from the exons ATGCTGCCCTGCCTCACCCTGCTTCTCCTGACTGGGCTGGGGCTGTCCGTGTGCACTGCGGCAGGTGACAGTGAAGAACAGACACTCAACCCTGAAGCAGAGTCCTGGGTAACCGTGACCTTGGAG GAAGGCCCTGTGCTCCGTGTTGACCTCCAGCTGCAGAATGTGAAGAGGGGCAAGGCAAGCCAGTTCTTTGGGCTGATGGGGAAGCGGATGGGAG GAATACCTCCGATCCAGCCAGGGAGAAGAACAG CACCAGTGTATCAATTGGAACAAGCGGACCAGGGCCTCCTGGGCAGAAGAAGACCATCCACAGAAG